Proteins from a single region of Cydia strobilella chromosome 2, ilCydStro3.1, whole genome shotgun sequence:
- the LOC134755399 gene encoding uncharacterized protein LOC134755399 → MASVIICLWGLLVLAISTAHSEDTTPTGNEVNQEVDQVIEDEITSKLSKDLAQSIEKKFLVDLEKSVNMVLVKIQMLLQNGTTHILERLSDLQGQLEEIRKSTGTELDTCLKERENETAQLAEKAMHQMVVCGYALIGHNPTQAVGAVITMKNMIKTRLQPVRAQKKELDELLKACGHEHNSLKKVIKCVIAKSPMVKAAMMDVTSQLMQGVVELTKVLAHGAMHEACLIEVIKTVEEEAFGLLSKVRNCAFGNFTDEANKFIEENNATVLDIPPKKSRKIKVDPNKKEVVEMKQLIRRLLSEANVNDLDKRFKKKLKKLQDDLTSGETEVNATSKVNVTLNDAKVDLNNTSIISTVISNDI, encoded by the exons ATGGCGAGTGTGATAATATGTTTGTGGGGCTTATTGGTTTTGGCG ATATCAACAGCACACAGCGAGGACACGACTCCGACAGGGAATGAAGTCAACCAAGAGGTGGACCAAGTGATAGAGGATGAGATCACCAGCAAACTCAGTAAAGACCTGGCACAGAGTATCGAGAAGAAATTCCTTGTAGACCTGGAGAA GTCAGTGAACATGGTGCTAGTGAAAATCCAGATGCTGCTGCAGAACGGCACTACACACATCTTGGAGCGGCTGTCCGACCTTCAGGGGCAGTTGGAGGAGATCAGGAAATCTACAGGAACAGAG CTGGATACGTGCCTTAAAGAGCGCGAGAACGAGACCGCCCAGCTAGCCGAGAAGGCGATGCATCAGATGGTAGTGTGCGGGTACGCCCTGATAGGACACAACCCTACACAGGCCGTCGGCGCTGTTATTACAATGAAGAACATGATCAAGACGCGTTTGCAGCCT GTCCGTGCACAAAAGAAGGAGCTAGACGAGCTGCTGAAGGCTTGTGGACACGAACACAACTCTTTGAAGAAGGTCATCAAATGTGTCATCGCTAAG TCGCCCATGGTAAAGGCCGCCATGATGGACGTGACTAGTCAACTGATGCAGGGTGTAGTCGAACTGACCAAGGTACTCGCCCACGGCGCCATGCACGAAGCCTGCCTCATAGAAGTCATCAAAACAGTCGAAGAGGAAGCCTTTGGCCTCCTCAGCAAAGTTAGAAATTGCGCTTTCGGAAACTTCACTGACGAAGCTAACAAATTCATAGAAGAAAACAACGCAACAGTACTCGATATACCTCCAAAAAAGAGTCGTAAAATTAAAGTAGATCCTAATAAGAAAGAAGTTGTAGAAATGAAGCAACTCATCAGGAGATTGCTAAGTGAAGCTAATGTTAATGATTTAGACAAACGTTTTAAAAAGAAGTTGAAAAAACTGCAAGATGATCTGACATCTGGTGAAACCGAAGTCAATGCTACATCAAAAGTTAACGTCACTTTAAATGATGCTAAAGTAGATTTGAACAACACTTCGATTATTTCAACAGTGATTTCAAATGATATCTGA